Part of the Mya arenaria isolate MELC-2E11 chromosome 8, ASM2691426v1 genome, tttcaaatgcacTCGTATTATGATATGCTCCTTTGTTAATACATggtcaaaaataaactttattaaatgtttgtaagTATACCATCATTTTTCCAGTATTTGATAATTTAGACACAGCATTTCAACTGTATCAAAATGGCTATTTGATCAATTAAGCAGTCATGGTCAAAACAAAGGATGAAACTGCAGTTAGGGTGAATACCCAGTACACATTCAAGGTCATTTTAAGGGTCACACAGCCACCTTAGCTCTATTACTCTAACTGAAGGATTTTTTAAATTACCTTTGTTCCTACAGCTTACACTAACATTACTGTTACAACATTTACAGACCCAATGAATATTGTAGATATGGCACTATACTTgaaactgataaaatatttacgaTGGATAGTGATGAGAAAATGGACGTGGCCTAAAACAGCTATTTAGCATATACCGTATAGTATTATTATGAGATAACATTACCGGTGAGTTAGCCTATATGTCATCTTTGTACATCAACAAATATTAGAAATGAAAGGtgtatttctttttctgtttCTAAACTGCATACAACATAGTTTGacatcaaatataacaaatggAAATGCATCGCACACGGGAGACGCTTTTGAACGTATAGATGGAGGGCTGCTCAAAAGTGTTTTTGACAGATTATCTCACCTGGAGGAAAAAGTGATCCGTCTTGAGGATGACAACTCAATGCTGAAAAAGACCCTGGCTAACCTCGTGATGCCACCAGAGGATTCAGGTACATGTTGCATTATGTGTGCATCGATGGCGATGTTTCGAAAAGTTATATTCCTGATCACATAAActcaacaaataataataataataataataataataataataataataataataataataataattataataataataataaagataaagataagaataaagataataatgataataaaaataataaaaatactactactactactactactactactactactactactactactactactactacttcttctactactactactactactactactactactactactactactactactactactactactactactactactactactactactacttctactactactactcctactagtactactactacttcttctactactaatTGAGCTTTACATACGTACACAGGGTCGGCGTCAGCATTTGTGCCCGAGTCGACGGCATTCTATGCATACATGAGTGCAACCGTGAATAACATTAACGCCCATGAGATCATCTTGTTCGACGTTGAGGTATCTTGCCctgcttttgaaatattttttataactgttCTGGAATTTACTTTGATCGTAGGATAGTGTACCGGAAATAAAGGATATGTACAACACACCTGTAATCATTCAccattcaaacaaatgtatcaATTATCTTGTTTATAACTAGGTGACGGACACAATGAGCAACTACAATCCAAAGGACGGGATGTTCACGGCCTCTGTTGGCGGTGTTTACGTCTTCACGATTACAATCCACTCATTCACCAATTCTTTCATCAACGCCGAGATAATTGTCAACGGTGACGTCAAGGGTGTTGCGAACGCGGACTCCGAAGAGATCAGCGACATTCACTCTTCCAGCGCTACGTGCGTCGTTCAGATGGCCGCTGGGGAACATGCATTCGTTCGTCGGGGGATAAACAGTCGGAGTGTAATTGTTAGTGTCGACGGATGGGGACGCTCCACGTTTTCCGGTTGGTTGCTCAACTAGGAGCAATGCAATCTGTTAACTGATTCCTACTAAAACATCTTCAAACTTGCTGTTGGTAGCTAAATTGCATTGATTCCAACTTATTGGCATTACCTAAATACTGTTATTCATAAAAGAGCTGTGCACATTTTATTAACCAAGCCGTTAACAACAGCATACAATGGTCAGGAACCGAATAATGTTTCATGTACCTTTGAaagattttgctttttttacacaaaatacGCTATAAAGTGATATGATCGATAATTAGAAGCAACGCAAATAATAACAAGACTAATTATTTTGATCGCATCAAAGACGCCGcgataccaagtttgatatacctggatacaagcattcttcagttattgaacgaaTTCGTATTTTCAGCCCAAGGTCGACACGACCTTGACTCTTGACAAACTGACGTCAAAAAAGTTAGGGTGCTGGTCATGTTTAAGAGACCTCTACCAAGTTCGAAGTCTCTAGGCCTAATCGTTTTCAACTATTGAAAACTGCGTATTTTCAACTTGCCTACGAAGTTGGAGATTCTTGAGCCATAGTGACCTTTATATAATGATCCGAAACCGATTTTCAGCTAAAGGTTATCTTAAGGTCACcacgacattgacctttgaccaactgatctCAAAATGAAAAGGCTGTATCTGAAGGtaatgaccaacctgcctacaaaGCTAAAGAACCCTGGATATAAGCGTTCTTCAGATGTCGATCGGAAACCGTAGGGACGGACGGATCGCCGAACAGACGATTAGATAACTGTATGCCACAATTTGGGGCATACACATCCTAGGTGCTGTAATACTTACAATTATAAAGGTTTATGATTTTAGTTATGAGATAAGTGTAACACAAGCTTTGGATGAATAAGGGAAATTCAAACTTCTACCGTTTATAAGGTATATTcagctggtattcataaaacattttaagtcatttcttaacttaagtcgaGTTCCTAAAATGTTTATGGTCAAATTAAGAAGAAAGAGTGAAAGCACTTCAAGAGGTTTTCATTATAATGTTGAAAACATTGCATCCCAAATAAACCGTAAGCCAGAAGACTTTGTATGCAAAGAACGTACATAAAGTATGCATATGATTAGCTGCACTGGCCTCAATTTATCGAAACTTCTttaagtgacacttttattcaaaatcaatacagacacatgtataacaaacataaactttgagtgattaaccctcaactacttcctaaataatgcatttatgcaaaatattaattactgataacaatattataatcgtgtatttaaatgctgaaaatgcaaaaatatcaaatgattggtgaatgcttaatgATTTACTGTTATCTACCATTTTCATAAGGTAGCAacaccgtgttttctgcacatttcttttaaattaaacttgctTTCCTTCATAAGCacttttgtttttgacatttatacaTCCTTTTTTGTACAtgataacaattgtattaaatagtttaaatcttatatgggagtaaaagtgcatctttaagattaACAGgattaagtagcttatttcaattagccaaaataacacttaaattatattatgaccattcaatgaaaaatggttgaatgtAATTAACATACAGATAATTcatatctaaagtataaaaactcttaaagaagtaaatattatgcaaattattgaaaaaccaAAATAGTGtatttagcttaatcctgttatagtagacttaagaagtttcgagaaatcggggcctgaTTATATAAATCGGCTCATTGAACATTATCGAAGTGCACTCAGAAGGGCGCGTGTTTT contains:
- the LOC128245113 gene encoding complement C1q-like protein 2, yielding MKGVFLFLFLNCIQHSLTSNITNGNASHTGDAFERIDGGLLKSVFDRLSHLEEKVIRLEDDNSMLKKTLANLVMPPEDSGSASAFVPESTAFYAYMSATVNNINAHEIILFDVEVTDTMSNYNPKDGMFTASVGGVYVFTITIHSFTNSFINAEIIVNGDVKGVANADSEEISDIHSSSATCVVQMAAGEHAFVRRGINSRSVIVSVDGWGRSTFSGWLLN